In Tamandua tetradactyla isolate mTamTet1 chromosome 7, mTamTet1.pri, whole genome shotgun sequence, the following are encoded in one genomic region:
- the OR10P1 gene encoding olfactory receptor 10P1, with amino-acid sequence MAQENQNSTLPEFLLLGFSDLRTLQGPLFWVVLLVYLVTLLGNSMIILLTQTSPSLHTPMYFFLRHLSALELLYTTDIVPRTLADLASPHPRAISFQGCAAQMYIFIVLGISECCLLTAMAYDRYAAICWPLHYSTLMSRQACVAMVGTSWLVGVLTATTHTSLIFTLPFPSHPTVPHFLCDILPVLRLASAGKHKSEVSVMTATVAFIMVPFSLIVTSYARILGAILAMTSTQSRRKVFSTCSSHLLVVSLFFGTASITYIRPRAGSSVTIDRLLSLFYTVVTPMLNPIIYSLRNKEVTGALWHMVKRQVSFP; translated from the coding sequence ATGGCTCAGGAAAACCAGAACTCTACTCTGCCTGAATTCCTCCTTCTGGGATTCTCTGACCTCAGGACTCTGCAGGGCCCCCTGTTCTGGGTGGTGCTTCTGGTCTATCTAGTCACTTTGCTGGGCAACTCCATGATCATTCTCCTCACACAGACCAGCCCTTCCCtgcacacccccatgtacttcttcctgcgCCATCTCTCAGCGCTGGAACTCCTCTACACCACCGACATTGTGCCCAGGACCCTGGCTGACCTCGCCTCCCCACACCCCAGGGCCATCTCCTTCCAGGGTTGTGCAGCCCAGATGTACATCTTCATTGTCCTGGGCATCTCAGAATGCTGCCTGCTCACGGCCATGGCCTACGACCGCTATGCCGCCATCTGCTGGCCCCTGCATTACTCCACCCTCATGAGCCGGCAGGCCTGCGTGGCCATGGTGGGCACTTCCTGGCTCGTGGGTGTCCTCACAGCCACCACCCATACCTCCCTCATCTTCACTCTGCCTTTTCCCAGCCACCCAACTGTCCCACACTTCCTCTGCGACATCCTGCCAGTCCTGAGGCTGGCAAGTGCCGGGAAGCACAAGAGCGAGGTGTCAGTGATGACGGCCACCGTGGCCTTCATCATGGTCCCCTTCTCTCTGATTGTCACCTCTTATGCCCGCATCCTGGGTGCCATCCTGGCAATGACCTCCACCCAGAGCCGCCGCAAGGtcttctccacctgctcctcccacctgCTTGTGGTGTCCCTGTTCTTCGGAACAGCCAGTATCACCTACATCCGGCCCCGGGCAGGCTCCTCTGTCACCATTGACCGCCTCCTCAGCCTCTTCTACACCGTTGTCACCCCCATGCTCAACCCTATCATCTACTCCCTTCGCAACAAGGAGGTGACAGGGGCACTGTGGCACATGGTGAAGAGGCAGGTCTCCTTCCCCTGA